One segment of Polypterus senegalus isolate Bchr_013 chromosome 8, ASM1683550v1, whole genome shotgun sequence DNA contains the following:
- the tmcc3 gene encoding transmembrane and coiled-coil domain protein 3, which yields MLNAEAGATSSEKSLVAAQQQYAAGSGNMADRNDITTLTIPVPIRRGGSDTNLNVDVTDGILGFYKGKITNDNLHQKILKVTEQIKIEQTARDENVAEYLKLVNNADKQQAARIKQVFEKKNQKSAQTIAQLQKKLEQYHKKLKETEQSLLSKNYKDSSKDNLKDVQSNVKDGSNATRTGNVIQGSVEKIKTSGSGVTLTPPFFFNKPKEFANLIRNKFGSADNIANMKNSLDPFHTEAGNRALSGSATIVAKPKYPSDDECSSGSSASADSNGNPTFIIGDGNVIEKQEKLSVIFAELRDIKEMQGQLAEDIETLKVQFKRDYGFITQTLQEERYRYARLEDQLNDLTELHQHETSNLKQELASIEEKAAYQAYERARDIEEALESCQTRISKLELQQQQQQQVIQLENTDAKVLLGKCINIMLAIVTVILVCVSTIAKFTAPLMRSRLHVVCTFFAVTLLAIFWKNWDNLQCAIERVLLPN from the exons gCTGATCGAAATGATATCACCACCCTTACCATACCTGTCCCAATTCGAAGAGGTGGCTCAGACACCAATCTGAATGTGGATGTAACTGATGGCATTTTGGGCTTCTACAAAGGAAAAATTACAAATGATAACCTCCATCAGAAAATTCTCAAAGTCACAGAGCAGATAAAAATTGAGCAGACAGCACGTGACGAAAATGTGGCAGAATACCTAAAGCTTGTTAACAATGCAGATAAGCAGCAGGCTGCCCGAATCAAACaagtatttgaaaaaaagaaccaaaagtcTGCCCAAACTATTGCTCAATTGCAGAAAAAGTTAGAACAGTACCATAAAAAACTGAAAGAGACGGAACAAAGCTTGCTCTCCAAAAATTACAAAGATTCTTCCAAGGATAATCTCAAGGATGTTCAGTCGAATGTAAAGGATGGCAGCAATGCCACACGGACAGGAAATGTGATACAGGGCAGTGTAGAGAAGATTAAAACAAGTGGCTCTGGAGTTACTCTGACACctcctttttttttcaacaagCCAAAAGAATTTGCTAACTTGATCCGTAATAAATTTGGCAGTGCTGATAATATTGCAAATATGAAGAATTCTCTAGATCCATTTCATACTGAAGCAGGAAACCGCGCCTTAAGTGGAAGTGCTACTATTGTTGCAAAGCCAAAATATCCAAGTGACGATGAGTGTTCAAGTGGGAGTTCTGCTTCCGCTGACAGTAATGGGAACCCAACTTTCATTATTGGAGATGGGAATGTAATAGAGAAGCAGGAGAAGTTGTCTGTGATTTTTGCTGAATTGAGAGATATCAAAGAAATGCAGGGGCAATTAGCAGAAGATATCGAGACACTGAAGGTTCAGTTTAAGAGGGACTATGGCTTTATTACACAGACTTTGCAAGAAGAGAGATACag GTACGCACGTTTAGAAGACCAACTAAATGATCTCACTGAACTACATCAACATGAAACCTCAAATCTAAAGCAAGAATTAGCAAGTATTGAAGAAAAAGCAGCATACCAGGCATATGAACGTGCAAGAGACATTGAG GAAGCTTTGGAGTCATGCCAAACTCGAATTTCCAAACTTGAGCTACAAcagcaacagcagcaacaagtcataCAGTTGGAAAACACAGATGCTAAAGTACTTCtgggaaaatgtattaatatcaTGCTTGCTATTGTCACAGTCATCCTAGTGTGTGTCTCTACTATTGCCAAATTCACTGCTCCACTCATGAGGAGTAGATTACATGTTGTATGCACTTTCTTTGCTGTTACACTCCTTGCGATCTTCTGGAAGAACTGGGACAACTTGCAGTGTGCCATTGAGCGTGTACTGCTACCTAACTGA